The Arachis ipaensis cultivar K30076 chromosome B03, Araip1.1, whole genome shotgun sequence region AACATGAAATATACGAAAAGCTTTCCTCCACTTGCAATATGAAGAAACCAATTATGCAGCAACTATGCACCAATAGTGGAAATGTGAAGTTGTCAACAGTTTGGGAACTTGGATAAAAATAATTCTCAGTCAAGAACATTCAAATATGACTGGTTCACTATTTACAGCCTGCAACCTTCTTGAAAGCTCTTAGGTGCTTAACCCTGCTACTAAAAAAATTTCATTGGCTTCAATATACATAATAAGGATGAAGAACACTGCTGGCTAATCGAAAATCAGGTACACGAGAAATTCAACACGGAATGTTGTTCAGGAGGGCATAGAAAATAGGCATAACATCACAAATTCTGTGATAGTGTGCAATTGTGTCAGGAATAGGAAGCACACGTTTAGCCTTGGATTATATTTGTAGTAGAATGTATTTGGAAAACACAACCTTAAGATAATGCCGAACTAGGAAGAAGATAAAGCAAAAATCACAGAGGAGAGAAGAGATGGAAAACACACAAAATATCGATAATTAATATACAAAATTTCAGTGCGCTAACATTCCAAACACCAACTTGCTAATAGAATTTAAAATGTAACCTGACTTGAGCTCAGTAAATATTTCGTGAAGATTATAAGTTAATTACCAAATGTACTCTAAGAAGTAAGCCACAGGCAAAGCTGAATCCAGTTTTCCAAACAGGTAAATCCGCTAAATGCACAAGGCCAATACTCTTAACAAACCAAATATATAGCTCTCACAGTCTTTAAAATTTATCACATATTTACAAACTACCACCATATTCCCAGAAGGGAGATCAAGAAAACAATCCCCTTTTCAAACACCTAGTCACTGGAGTTTATTTTAAATACAGAATCCAAAACTAAAATACTTCAAACCTTGCATTGGCTATTGATAGCATTAGACTTCTCAGCTGCCAAGCCCAATTTCAACATGAGAGATGCGGCGTCTGTATATCTGTTTATCATAAATGGTACCCAACATACACATGTTAAGATGCAAAGAATGAAAATGTTTTTAACATTCTAGAAACAAAATCAAGGATCCAGTAGCAGCAGTTCTTGCCAAACAAGTTGGCACAGATGTAATAGGACCAAGAATTCATAAACTTAGGAGAGAAACCGACAGAGAACAAATTAAGAATTGTTGTGTCTGGTTTCTATGCCAGATCACTGTCCCACTATTGGATAAAAAAATGCTAGGTCCCTTCATATGTTTCCAGAGGCAGATGTGTCTGATGTAGCAAAATAAATTGTgggtttttctttctctttcttttcccttttgtttTTCCGGGGTGGAGGGACCTTAATACTTTCTTTCAACACATTTATGTGAATAATGGAATATATGTGAAGTCATAAGTGTCATTTTACTTGCACCATCCCATGCAATTTCTAAGGTGCAGACGCAAGCAACTTCGCGTAACCTGTCATCTTTTTCAAACCATGTAGTTTAAATTTATCACGAATACTTGCTTACTTGCCTATACATTGCTcagattattttatttaatacctATATTTCTCTTTCCTGAATCTACGATAAATCCCTTCAAGCCTCCAATTCTAAATTTTGCAGTGTTGGACACAACACCAAAACAATTACCAAGATGGTTCTTAATCATCATCTCATTCGCAGGAAATCACATGAACCTCCAATTCATCTGACTTCTAATCCCTAAGTTTCAAGGATTAAATTACATACtttgttctctgccctattcaTTTTGGCTATCACGACTCATCCTCGTCTATGCTACATGACACTCAACAAGCTGAACATACAGTAGGAACAGGCACAAAATTataaagaatgataaaaaaaatctgCAAAAAAGAATGCTGCAAACTCAATTGTCATATTTGCCTCATGCTATGTCAAATTTGTAAATGTAAATGAATTAGATATTATCTACTCACTTCTCTGTTGTACACTCAGTCAAAATTCGCCTCTCCATCATTGAATGAGATGTTTGATCAAAACATTTAATGGGTCCAATGCCTCATCCAGTGGTGAAAAAGTGTGTCTACTTAGTGTATGAGGCAGAATGAGTACAAAAAATATTTCTCTAAATAAAACCTACGGAAAACCATGAATAGACATCCAACTGAATGCACAAACAAAATAAGTACAGAAAATATTTctccaaataaataaataaaaccaaTGGAACAACATGAATAGACATCTAAATGGATGCACAGACAAAATATAACACCACTAAAACCTTCACCTAAGTTGAAAATACTAAAGAAAAAAGAGTGGAGAAGATAGGACATAATCTTTATTTTCTAACAGTTTTACAGAACTTACTTCTCAAGTTTTATATAAACATTGGCTGCAGCACGATACAAATCAAATGCCATTTGTTCTCTTTCATCCTCTTCAAGAACTGTACAAGCATCTGTATATAGCTGAATGGCTTCTTCAGGCATGGTATCTTCCAATGCACTACACAAAGGAAGTTATCATAATAAATTTGGGATAATAATAGAGAGCTACACTACTATATTCCTAATAAATTGTATCAGCTATGTAGATGCAATTAAATAAACTGATTAGTGTTTGTTTCATATAGCATCTATGGTACTACACCTTGACCAATTGAAGTAAAAAGGATGAGCCATCATGATGTAATCAATTGTCATTCTATGCAGATAACTTCTAATTATTCTCGAGTAAAATTCTTATTCCATTGGCAGTGATTATTAAATGAACTGAATACTAGATGCAAACACTTTTTTTATGGAAAGAAACTTTATTAGAGAGGggggaaaaaaaggaaaaacaaaaaatggTGAGCAGAGACAGCTAAAGTGGGGATAGGATTTCCTTTGTCAGATGAAGGAACAATATAATTCATAAGAGAAGAATGATACAAGAACTCCTCCTTATAAGAACAACAAAACAAACATGTATCAATGAAGAGTAGCTTTCCATATTCCAATATCTCAACATTTCTAAGAGAGAAATGCCTCTAAAAGATCATGAGTTTTCCAACAAATAAAGGCCAAATGCCTAAGCTATCTTTGCTTGTCTAAGTAAGTGCAACAGATATTCTCCAACCATATACTCCCGGGCATATATAGCACAGTGCAACAAGGCTTAGGCCAACTTCCATCTCCCAGAATCATCCAAACTAGTGAATAAGATAAGAGATCTTTTGAAACAGAAAAGGAATATTTATCATAGAATTTTTAAGTGATCAAGATTGCAACAATGTGTCCAAATCACTATCCATTTGAAAACCATCCTTAACCAGCACATCGAACAGTGGATATAAACACAATAGACAATACTGTCCCAAAGCATGCCAGGTCCAAAGAAACCTCTATAAAAGCAAGCATTGAGCTGCAAAGTCCAAATCAAAGCACCAAATATCTCCATAGAAACAACTAACTACAACAAGATTGTCGTCCTTGATTTTACTTGATAAACAAAGACAGAAGCAACTCGATCATAGTGGGTTACCATATACTAGCTTATTGCCAATATTAAACACAGAATGTATTTGGAAAtcaagagagaagaaaagaaaatcagTTTACCGGGCTCCCTTGGCAAGGGCGTCGGATGCAGGCTGTGGTCTCCCACACTCAATGTACAATTCAGATGCCCTACGATAGAAATCGGCAACTTCTCTCCAGTTGCTTAGTTCCTTTGCTAACGCAGCAGCAGACTCCATGTGCTTAGCGGCATCCCATGGTCTAGTTCACTTGTCAAGGATAGATATAGAGCGCAACAGTCCAAAACAACAAATCTAACAGAATTTAGAAGAGCAGAGAATTATACCTAGATGAAGAAAATCATAAGCAATAACCAAAAAAAATAGGGATACGAAGAAAGCATCTCTTGTCCTTTTGAAGCTTTCTCATATGCTGTTTTGGCTTTCTCGTAGTCCTTGGCAAGTCTAAATGCATTAGCTACAGCAAAATCGGATATTAGGTTAGTTATgtgtgctttctttttttttttttctctcgtAAAATTTGTTTGCACAAACAATCAAATGCTTAGAACACTGTTGAACATTTTACCAGCCTGCTCATAAAGAACTGTAGCACTTCTCCAATCCGCAGTCCACCTTGTGAAACCGAGTTTTGTTCTGAGTCAAAAGAGAAACCGAAGGAAAATTCAAATCTATAATTCATGTAAGGTAAAAGAACCTACCATGTCCTTGTATCTATCTATTGGGAATTAAAAATAACCCATTTTACTTTCAAGTTAAGACCTAATTTTGGAAATTGATTATATCCAACATCACAAGTGAAGATAAACACAACCCCAATGCTAAATTACGATACGAACATTTGTTCAATCCCATCATGAGGAAAATCCAACCAAATTACCAAAGTAACAAAATcagaatttgcatcaaaatcttgaTCGTTGTTACGAAGGAACGACTACTT contains the following coding sequences:
- the LOC107630561 gene encoding gamma-soluble NSF attachment protein, with the protein product MSTSDPNKLITKADKLTKLGFTRWTADWRSATVLYEQAANAFRLAKDYEKAKTAYEKASKGQEMLSSPWDAAKHMESAAALAKELSNWREVADFYRRASELYIECGRPQPASDALAKGARALEDTMPEEAIQLYTDACTVLEEDEREQMAFDLYRAAANVYIKLEKYTDAASLMLKLGLAAEKSNAINSQCKAYLSAVIIYLYAHDFKQAEKCYNDCSQVDAFLSSDQNRCASKLLAAYTDGDVEEIKRVAQSSTISHLDHVIIKLARKLPTGDVSALKGRTAEGEEAPLDENDLT